The stretch of DNA TTCACCCTAGTTTATTACCTCTATATGGTGGAAGAGGGATGTATGGAATTAACGTACATAAAAAAGTTTTTGAAGAAAGAAATACCGAAACAGGTATAACTATTCATTTTGTTAATGAAGATTACGATGATGGAGCTATCATTTTTCAAGCAAAATGTTCAATAAATAAATATGATTCGGTAAAGGAAATTGCAAACAAAGTCCATAAATTAGAAAAAAAATTTTTTCCTAAAATCATAGAAAGTATATTAGATGAACAAAATTAATATGTATACAGATGGATCAGCTAGAGGGAATCCAGGGCCTGGGGGATATGGAATTATTTTAGAGTATAAGGGGCATATTAAAGAAATATCAGAAGGCTTTAAATTAACCACCAATAATAGAATGGAATTATTAGCTGTAATTGTGGGTCTTGAATCAATCAAACAAACAGACTATATGGTGTATATATTCTCAGACTCTAAATATGTTGTTGATGCAGTAAATAAAAGTTGGGTTTTTAATTGGGAGAAAAAAAAATTTGCAAAAAAAAAGAACCCAGATTTGTGGAGACGTTTTTTAAAAGTTTATCGCAAGTTTCAGATTAAATTTATTTGGTTAAAAGGACATTCTGGTCACATTCAAAATGAGAGATGTGATGAA from Flavobacteriales bacterium TMED191 encodes:
- a CDS encoding ribonuclease HI is translated as MNKINMYTDGSARGNPGPGGYGIILEYKGHIKEISEGFKLTTNNRMELLAVIVGLESIKQTDYMVYIFSDSKYVVDAVNKSWVFNWEKKKFAKKKNPDLWRRFLKVYRKFQIKFIWLKGHSGHIQNERCDELAVEASRGQILKADLAYEKSKDTPKGLFD